One part of the Streptomyces ferrugineus genome encodes these proteins:
- a CDS encoding L,D-transpeptidase, translating to MSRTRVLTHARAAAVVAALLAPLAACTSSTSSSAPDTGEVTPSAGDRPVTVTVTPEGQRVPAGEPVRVTASGGRLTSVTVTDAEGRRLAGEVAADGRSWVSDRKAVPGASYTVRTSTRTEGGTTRSTRADFTTAAADKVNKVDWRPGTGTTVGVAQPISLVFDNPVENRAEVEKQLKVTTSNGTEGSWGWIRDWSGRDRVDWRPKAYWKPGTKVTLNAELNGTDSGADGGWFVRDYTTTFTVGARQIVEVDLDRHRLTLVRDGETLRRIPVSGGTPGGDKRSWRGTAVLMAKEGTINMNSETVGLGDAYDKMVDYSMRLTWSGMYAHAAPWNARHFGNANQSSGCIGMSDANAAWFYRQVRPGDPFEITGKDTKGAVAPGNGFGAWNLSWTEWRHKSALR from the coding sequence TTGTCACGCACCCGTGTACTCACCCATGCCCGGGCCGCCGCCGTCGTGGCCGCCCTGCTGGCGCCGCTCGCCGCATGCACGTCGAGCACCTCCTCCAGCGCCCCGGACACCGGCGAGGTGACGCCGAGCGCCGGCGACCGCCCGGTCACGGTCACCGTCACGCCCGAGGGACAACGCGTCCCGGCGGGCGAGCCCGTGAGGGTCACGGCCTCGGGCGGCAGACTCACCTCGGTGACCGTCACCGACGCCGAGGGCCGCAGACTCGCCGGCGAGGTCGCCGCCGACGGCCGGTCGTGGGTCTCCGACCGCAAGGCCGTACCCGGAGCGTCGTACACGGTGCGCACCTCGACCCGGACCGAGGGCGGAACCACCAGGAGCACCAGGGCCGACTTCACCACGGCCGCGGCGGACAAGGTCAACAAGGTCGACTGGCGGCCGGGCACCGGCACCACCGTCGGCGTCGCCCAGCCGATCTCCCTGGTCTTCGACAACCCGGTCGAGAACCGGGCCGAGGTCGAGAAGCAGCTCAAGGTCACCACCTCGAACGGCACCGAGGGCTCCTGGGGCTGGATACGCGACTGGTCGGGCCGGGACCGGGTGGACTGGCGGCCCAAGGCGTACTGGAAGCCCGGAACCAAGGTCACGCTGAACGCCGAGCTGAACGGCACCGACTCGGGCGCGGACGGCGGCTGGTTCGTACGCGACTACACGACCACCTTCACCGTCGGCGCCCGGCAGATCGTCGAGGTCGACCTCGACAGGCATCGGCTCACCCTCGTCCGCGACGGCGAGACACTCCGGCGCATACCGGTCTCCGGCGGCACACCCGGCGGCGACAAGCGCTCCTGGCGCGGAACCGCCGTGCTCATGGCCAAGGAGGGCACGATCAACATGAACTCCGAGACGGTGGGCCTGGGCGACGCCTACGACAAGATGGTCGACTACTCGATGCGGCTGACCTGGTCGGGCATGTACGCCCACGCCGCGCCGTGGAACGCCCGCCACTTCGGCAACGCGAACCAGAGTTCCGGGTGCATAGGCATGAGCGACGCGAACGCGGCCTGGTTCTACCGGCAGGTGCGGCCGGGCGACCCGTTCGAGATCACCGGCAAGGACACCAAGGGCGCGGTCGCGCCCGGCAACGGCTTCGGCGCGTGGAACCTCTCGTGGACCGAGTGGCGGCACAAGAGCGCGCTGCGCTGA
- a CDS encoding lipid II:glycine glycyltransferase FemX yields MSALLVPPSRVCRAKDRGVVLRAITAQTYRAFLASPDGAALGAGFLQCPSWADVKEGWRSQLLGWGPDPEAGALTGVALVLLRQFPGTRKYFAYLPEGPVADWADPDVDGWLGPLLEHLRRAGAFAVRIGPSPVYRRWDAALLKPLAGPGRRLGDVLASEVDPLGTAVAERLRARGWRRCGDDKDGDAQPRHVFHVPLAGRTPEDLWSGLNQEWRRNVRRAQKEGVEVVVGSAAELPEFYRLLGVTERRDGFRLGRSLAYYERQYAALNAEEPGRMKLYLARHRGEILAAHTLITVGRRAWYQTGASADHRREVRPSNALQWRMLLDAHALGADVYDMRGVPSTLDPEERAYGLLRWKLGTGGQVVETLGEWERPLAGSANHTLHRAFQAYLNRR; encoded by the coding sequence GTGTCAGCGCTGCTCGTGCCGCCCAGCCGTGTATGCCGGGCGAAGGACCGGGGCGTGGTCCTGCGCGCCATCACCGCTCAGACGTACCGCGCCTTCCTCGCGTCCCCCGACGGCGCCGCGCTCGGCGCCGGTTTCCTGCAGTGCCCCTCCTGGGCCGACGTCAAGGAGGGCTGGCGCTCCCAACTGCTCGGCTGGGGGCCGGATCCGGAGGCGGGCGCCCTGACGGGCGTGGCCCTGGTGCTGCTGCGGCAGTTCCCCGGCACCCGCAAGTACTTCGCCTACCTCCCCGAAGGCCCCGTCGCCGACTGGGCCGACCCCGACGTCGACGGCTGGCTCGGCCCGCTCCTTGAACACCTGCGCCGCGCGGGCGCGTTCGCCGTGCGCATCGGCCCGTCGCCCGTCTACCGGCGCTGGGACGCCGCCCTGCTCAAGCCGCTCGCCGGCCCGGGCCGACGCCTCGGTGACGTCCTCGCCAGTGAGGTCGACCCGCTCGGCACCGCCGTCGCCGAGCGGCTGCGGGCCCGGGGCTGGCGGCGCTGCGGGGATGACAAGGACGGGGATGCCCAGCCGCGCCACGTCTTCCATGTGCCGCTCGCCGGACGCACCCCCGAGGACCTGTGGTCCGGGCTCAACCAGGAGTGGCGCCGCAATGTCCGCCGGGCCCAGAAGGAGGGCGTGGAGGTGGTGGTGGGCAGTGCCGCCGAACTCCCCGAGTTCTACCGGCTGCTGGGCGTCACCGAGCGGCGCGACGGGTTCCGGCTCGGCCGCTCGCTCGCCTACTACGAGCGCCAGTACGCGGCGCTCAACGCCGAGGAACCGGGCCGGATGAAGCTGTACCTCGCCCGGCACCGCGGAGAGATCCTGGCCGCCCACACGCTGATCACGGTGGGCCGCCGGGCCTGGTACCAGACCGGCGCCTCGGCCGACCACCGCCGCGAGGTCCGCCCCTCCAACGCCCTGCAGTGGCGCATGCTGTTGGACGCCCACGCCCTCGGCGCCGACGTCTACGACATGCGCGGGGTACCCTCCACTCTCGATCCTGAGGAACGTGCGTACGGACTGCTGCGGTGGAAGCTCGGCACCGGAGGGCAGGTCGTCGAGACGTTGGGGGAATGGGAGAGACCCTTGGCCGGCAGTGCCAACCACACGCTTCACCGCGCCTTCCAGGCGTACCTGAACCGCCGATGA
- the putP gene encoding sodium/proline symporter PutP: protein MVDLSAPILITFLVYVAAMIGTGVWAYSRTRTFADFALGGRRLSAFVAALSAGASDMSGWLFLALPGAVYAAGLGAGWIAVGLAIGTYLNWLFVAPRLRTYTERAENAVSLSAYLEERFEDRTRMLRVVSATVTLMFFTLYVASGLVAGGLLFQQVFDIRFGVGVTLTALVIAVYACLGGFLAVSMTHVMQGTLMFLALLVVPLTGVAALGGFGALRDALDDRAPSLLDMGARVGYADGQWSAGGPLGAVAMISLLAWGLGYFGQPHILARFMGIRSARAVPAARRIGTVWVVVVLAGATLVGLAGIGRLGTPLRDPDTVYIALTQTLLTPWVAGVMLIAVLAAIMSTADSQLLVSSTALTEDFYRALFHRRAGDRALVWVGRGAVVAVILVALVIALRGGGLLDIVAHAWAGFGAAFGPVVLLSLYWPRMTWAGAMAGIVSGAATVLLWEYVDPLLGPLESGVYEMVPGVLVATVAALVFGRFVGRPPKRAFWRMPGGGVSQLAVAPFLTHAPVGMAVLDADLRYVWVNEPLDRLIPLERRLGRQVREVLPEHEADVFEEQMRKVLRTGAPVLDHEYLGPSYADPERTRARSASFFGMKDRKGRYVGISYMVVDVTERWRAQERLALLNDAGARIGSTLEVTRTAQELADEAVPSVADFVAVDLLDSVIRGEEPAPGPVGMTPVIRRAGQQSVREGCPEASLAVGETVRRAPLSPVTRCLLESRTLVERVLDLATSAWVTEDAAQGAALRDFDFRSLMVVPVRARGITLGVATFARTGRTGPFEDDDVRLAEELVSRAAVAVDNARRFTREHTAARSMQRYLLPHELAGGSALEVASWYLPADAPSGVGGDWFDVIPLSGARVALVVGDVVGHGMNAAATMGRLRTAVRTLADLDLPPDELLAHLDDLVIGHMAEHGDAGPAAADGESAGAAFLGATCLYAVYDPVSRRCTLARAGHLPPVVVGPDGTADILDLPAGPPLGLGYLPFESIEVELAEGSLIALYTDGLIETFDRDIDVGLSRLGEALTVRGTALAEIGRGAVDALLTGPPSDDVALLLARTRVLAADQVVSWDLPSDPAAVAHARGLAGEQLSRWGMDELTFTTELIVSELVTNAIRHATGPVCLRLIRDRGLICEVSDASSTLPRLRHARTTDEGGRGLLIVAQLAQRWGTRYTTAGKIIWTEQVISGDGLT from the coding sequence ATGGTCGATCTGAGTGCGCCGATCCTCATCACTTTCCTCGTGTACGTGGCCGCCATGATCGGCACGGGCGTCTGGGCGTACAGCCGCACCCGTACCTTCGCCGACTTCGCCCTGGGCGGCCGCAGGCTCAGCGCGTTCGTCGCCGCCCTGTCCGCCGGGGCCAGCGACATGTCCGGCTGGCTGTTCCTCGCCCTTCCCGGGGCGGTGTACGCGGCCGGTCTCGGCGCCGGCTGGATCGCCGTCGGCCTGGCGATCGGCACCTACCTCAACTGGCTGTTCGTCGCGCCGCGGCTGCGCACCTACACCGAGCGCGCCGAGAACGCCGTGAGCCTGTCCGCCTATCTGGAGGAGCGGTTCGAGGACCGCACCCGGATGCTCAGGGTGGTGTCGGCCACGGTCACCCTCATGTTCTTCACCCTCTACGTGGCCAGCGGCCTGGTGGCCGGCGGGCTGCTGTTCCAGCAGGTCTTCGACATCCGCTTCGGGGTCGGGGTGACCCTGACCGCCCTGGTGATCGCCGTCTACGCGTGCTTGGGCGGCTTCCTCGCCGTGAGCATGACCCACGTGATGCAGGGCACCCTGATGTTCCTCGCCCTGCTCGTCGTCCCCCTGACCGGGGTCGCCGCGCTCGGCGGTTTCGGCGCGCTGCGCGACGCCCTCGACGACAGGGCGCCGAGCCTGCTCGACATGGGGGCCAGAGTCGGTTACGCGGACGGCCAGTGGTCGGCGGGCGGACCGCTCGGCGCCGTCGCGATGATCTCGCTGCTCGCCTGGGGCCTCGGCTACTTCGGCCAGCCGCACATCCTCGCCCGCTTCATGGGCATCCGCAGCGCCCGCGCCGTCCCCGCGGCCCGCCGTATCGGAACCGTGTGGGTCGTCGTCGTGCTCGCCGGCGCCACCCTCGTCGGCCTGGCCGGCATCGGGCGGCTCGGTACACCGCTGCGCGATCCGGACACGGTGTACATCGCCCTCACCCAGACCCTGCTCACGCCCTGGGTCGCCGGGGTGATGCTGATCGCCGTCCTCGCCGCGATCATGTCGACCGCGGACAGCCAGCTCCTCGTGTCGTCCACCGCTCTCACCGAGGACTTCTACCGCGCGCTTTTCCACCGGCGGGCCGGGGACAGGGCCCTGGTGTGGGTCGGCCGCGGTGCCGTGGTCGCGGTGATCCTGGTGGCCTTGGTGATCGCGCTGCGGGGCGGCGGGCTGCTGGACATCGTCGCCCACGCCTGGGCGGGCTTCGGAGCCGCCTTCGGGCCGGTCGTCCTCCTCTCGCTGTACTGGCCGCGCATGACCTGGGCCGGCGCCATGGCCGGCATCGTCTCGGGCGCGGCCACGGTCCTGCTCTGGGAGTACGTCGACCCACTCCTCGGGCCCCTGGAGTCGGGCGTCTACGAGATGGTCCCGGGCGTCCTGGTCGCCACGGTGGCCGCCCTGGTCTTCGGCCGGTTCGTCGGCCGGCCGCCGAAGCGGGCCTTCTGGCGGATGCCGGGCGGAGGGGTGAGCCAGCTGGCGGTCGCGCCCTTTCTCACCCACGCCCCGGTCGGCATGGCCGTCCTGGACGCGGATCTGCGCTACGTCTGGGTGAACGAGCCACTGGACCGCCTGATCCCCCTCGAACGACGACTGGGCCGGCAGGTGCGCGAGGTGCTGCCGGAGCACGAGGCGGACGTCTTCGAGGAACAGATGCGCAAGGTCCTGCGGACCGGGGCCCCGGTGCTGGACCACGAGTACCTCGGCCCGAGCTACGCCGACCCCGAACGCACGCGCGCCCGCTCCGCCTCCTTCTTCGGGATGAAGGACCGCAAGGGCCGGTACGTGGGCATCTCGTACATGGTCGTCGACGTCACCGAGCGCTGGCGGGCCCAGGAACGCCTGGCGCTGCTGAACGACGCCGGCGCGCGCATCGGCAGCACGCTGGAGGTGACGCGGACCGCGCAGGAACTGGCGGACGAGGCCGTACCGTCCGTCGCCGACTTCGTCGCCGTCGACCTGCTGGACTCGGTCATCAGGGGCGAGGAGCCGGCTCCCGGACCCGTCGGCATGACGCCCGTCATCCGCCGCGCGGGCCAGCAGTCGGTGCGCGAGGGCTGTCCGGAGGCGAGCCTGGCCGTGGGGGAGACGGTCCGGCGCGCACCCCTGTCACCCGTGACCCGGTGCCTGCTGGAGAGCAGAACCCTGGTGGAACGCGTCCTGGACCTCGCCACCAGCGCCTGGGTGACCGAGGACGCGGCCCAGGGCGCCGCCCTGCGCGACTTCGACTTCCGCTCGCTGATGGTGGTCCCGGTGCGGGCGCGCGGCATCACCCTGGGCGTGGCCACGTTCGCCCGCACCGGGCGCACCGGCCCCTTCGAGGACGACGACGTGCGTCTCGCCGAGGAACTCGTCTCCCGTGCGGCGGTGGCCGTCGACAACGCGCGCCGCTTCACCCGCGAGCACACCGCGGCCCGCTCCATGCAGCGGTACCTGCTGCCGCACGAACTGGCCGGAGGCTCCGCCCTGGAGGTCGCGTCCTGGTACCTGCCCGCGGACGCCCCCAGCGGTGTGGGCGGCGACTGGTTCGACGTGATACCGCTGTCCGGGGCCCGGGTCGCCCTGGTCGTCGGGGACGTCGTCGGCCACGGCATGAACGCGGCCGCGACCATGGGGCGGCTGCGCACCGCGGTCCGTACGCTCGCCGACCTGGACCTCCCCCCGGACGAACTGCTGGCCCATCTCGACGACCTGGTCATCGGGCACATGGCGGAGCACGGCGACGCGGGCCCGGCGGCGGCCGACGGCGAGAGCGCGGGTGCCGCGTTCCTGGGAGCCACCTGCCTGTACGCCGTGTACGACCCGGTCAGCAGACGCTGCACGCTGGCCCGGGCCGGCCACCTCCCGCCCGTGGTCGTCGGCCCCGACGGCACCGCCGACATCCTCGACCTGCCCGCCGGACCACCCCTCGGCCTCGGCTACCTCCCCTTCGAGTCCATCGAGGTGGAGCTGGCCGAGGGCAGCCTCATCGCCCTCTACACGGACGGCCTCATCGAGACGTTCGACCGGGACATCGACGTAGGGCTGTCCCGACTGGGCGAGGCCCTCACGGTGCGCGGGACGGCGCTGGCGGAGATCGGCAGGGGCGCCGTCGACGCCCTGCTGACGGGGCCGCCGTCCGACGACGTGGCCCTGCTGCTGGCCCGGACCCGGGTGCTGGCCGCGGACCAGGTCGTCTCCTGGGACCTGCCCAGCGATCCGGCCGCCGTCGCCCACGCCCGCGGTCTCGCCGGCGAGCAGTTGTCGCGGTGGGGGATGGACGAGCTGACCTTCACCACGGAGCTCATCGTCAGCGAACTGGTCACCAACGCCATCCGGCACGCGACCGGACCGGTCTGTCTGCGCCTGATCCGGGACCGCGGCCTGATCTGCGAGGTCTCCGACGCCAGCAGCACCCTGCCGCGACTGCGCCACGCCCGCACCACCGACGAGGGCGGACGGGGCCTGCTGATCGTGGCCCAGCTCGCCCAGCGCTGGGGCACGCGCTACACGACGGCCGGCAAGATCATCTGGACGGAGCAGGTCATATCCGGTGACGGGCTCACCTAG
- a CDS encoding FMN-binding protein, with protein sequence MRKKHPFRNALLATVGTVSGIVLLLSLKPATDPARARAADIPAPTVTAQVSASPSPSASTTSHSPSASAAPSKAPEKQRTSSSSPSPSPPAAPTRTSSAPSAPRTTAAAPTTRTVTGATADTKYGPVQVRITLEGSEITGASAVRYPDGTGRSEDINSAAVPELNRETLAAQSADIDTVSGATYTSEGYRQSLQSALDRAGA encoded by the coding sequence GTGAGGAAGAAGCACCCGTTCCGCAACGCGCTGCTGGCCACCGTCGGCACCGTCTCCGGCATCGTGCTGCTGCTCTCGCTGAAGCCGGCCACGGACCCGGCACGGGCGAGGGCGGCCGACATCCCCGCGCCCACGGTCACGGCACAGGTCTCCGCATCGCCGTCCCCGTCCGCGTCCACGACGTCGCACTCGCCGTCCGCGTCGGCCGCCCCGTCGAAGGCGCCCGAGAAGCAGCGCACCTCTTCCTCCTCCCCGAGCCCGTCACCCCCGGCCGCCCCCACCAGGACCAGCAGCGCCCCGTCCGCCCCGCGGACCACCGCCGCCGCACCCACGACCCGTACCGTCACCGGGGCCACGGCCGACACGAAGTACGGCCCGGTGCAGGTGCGGATCACCCTGGAGGGCAGCGAGATCACCGGGGCGAGCGCCGTGCGGTACCCCGACGGGACGGGGCGCAGCGAGGACATCAACTCCGCAGCCGTCCCCGAACTCAACCGGGAGACGCTGGCGGCGCAGAGCGCGGACATCGACACGGTCTCCGGCGCCACGTACACCAGCGAGGGCTACCGGCAGTCTCTGCAGAGCGCCCTGGACCGGGCCGGCGCCTGA
- a CDS encoding lactonase family protein translates to MDMGTDRDSGYSEHGRTSRHSGTRRGHRAKRRTRRIVLGGGALATVAAATVAVTVASAGQYSGSAAGADHAVFVQGNELDGNTIHAFARGDDGKLKPAGTYETGGKGGDQIDAPTDSLASQGSLVYDDRSGMLLAVNAGSGTVTSFRVEGQRLKDRKVVSSGGEFPSSIAVHGKTAYVMNAGGEGSVQGFRITGKGLKPLKGSYRSLGLDNEDIPRFDTSPGEVDFTPDGRNLVVTTKGNNTVEVFPMKRNGLPAVAEPVVNESAGGVPFAISFDATGKRMLVAEAEKSTVTTYKVNRDGKLKVLQQPLANGQETLCWLERAGNYFYGGNTGNSTVSGYVMDKHGKLSLTNDVGIATPPSANSQGVIDLAVTEDEKFVYVQNAVSGTVDGFRVESDGALTKVTTAEDLPVFGESGMEGIAAV, encoded by the coding sequence ATGGACATGGGCACCGACAGGGACAGCGGTTACAGCGAGCACGGCCGCACGAGCCGGCACTCCGGCACGCGCCGCGGGCACCGGGCGAAGCGCAGGACACGGCGCATCGTCCTGGGCGGCGGGGCCCTCGCCACCGTGGCGGCGGCCACCGTGGCGGTGACCGTGGCCTCGGCCGGCCAGTACTCCGGGAGTGCCGCCGGGGCCGATCACGCCGTCTTCGTCCAGGGCAACGAGCTGGACGGCAACACCATCCACGCGTTCGCACGCGGCGACGACGGCAAGCTCAAACCCGCCGGCACGTACGAGACCGGCGGCAAGGGCGGCGACCAGATCGACGCCCCGACCGACTCGCTCGCCTCCCAGGGATCACTCGTCTACGACGACCGTTCGGGGATGCTGCTGGCCGTCAACGCCGGCAGCGGCACCGTGACCTCGTTCCGTGTCGAGGGGCAGCGACTGAAGGACCGGAAGGTCGTGAGCTCCGGTGGGGAGTTCCCGTCGAGCATCGCCGTGCACGGCAAGACCGCGTACGTCATGAACGCGGGCGGCGAGGGCAGCGTCCAGGGCTTCAGGATCACCGGTAAGGGGCTCAAGCCGCTGAAGGGTTCCTACCGTTCGCTGGGCCTGGACAACGAGGACATACCGCGCTTCGACACCTCGCCCGGCGAGGTCGACTTCACCCCGGACGGACGCAATCTGGTGGTCACCACCAAGGGCAACAACACCGTCGAGGTCTTCCCGATGAAACGGAACGGCCTGCCGGCCGTCGCCGAACCGGTGGTCAACGAGTCGGCCGGTGGTGTGCCCTTCGCGATCAGCTTCGACGCGACCGGGAAGCGGATGCTGGTCGCCGAGGCGGAGAAGTCCACGGTCACCACGTACAAGGTGAACCGCGACGGCAAGCTGAAGGTCCTTCAGCAGCCCCTGGCCAACGGCCAGGAGACCCTGTGCTGGCTGGAGCGCGCGGGCAACTACTTCTACGGCGGCAACACGGGCAACTCCACCGTCAGCGGCTACGTCATGGACAAGCACGGCAAGCTGTCCCTGACCAACGACGTGGGCATCGCCACCCCGCCCTCCGCCAACTCCCAGGGCGTGATCGACCTCGCCGTCACCGAGGACGAGAAGTTCGTCTACGTCCAGAACGCCGTATCCGGCACCGTCGACGGCTTCCGCGTCGAGTCCGACGGCGCCCTCACCAAGGTGACGACGGCCGAGGACCTGCCCGTCTTCGGCGAGTCCGGTATGGAGGGCATCGCCGCGGTCTGA
- a CDS encoding potassium channel family protein, producing MVNFLHALRRRRAKQPTPHSGADQHGDQRVAVIGLGRFGSSLANELMRRGWDVLGVDTNVQIVQRLSDDLTHTAVADCTDPEALRQLGVHEFTSAVVGIGTDIEASILIASNLLEAEVPNIWAKAISRQHGQILERLGVHHVVLPEHEMGERVAHLVTGRMLDFIEFDDDYALVKTVAPEVATGVALGESGVRSKYGVTVVGIKRPGEGFTYATAETVIAKGDVIIVTGKTQAVESFAELS from the coding sequence TTGGTTAACTTCCTGCACGCCCTGCGCCGCCGCCGGGCCAAGCAGCCGACCCCCCACTCCGGCGCCGACCAGCACGGGGACCAGCGGGTCGCCGTCATCGGCCTGGGCCGCTTCGGCAGTTCGCTCGCCAACGAGCTGATGCGCCGCGGCTGGGACGTCCTCGGCGTCGACACCAACGTCCAGATCGTGCAGCGCCTGAGCGACGACCTCACCCACACCGCCGTCGCCGACTGCACCGACCCCGAGGCCCTGCGCCAGCTCGGCGTGCACGAGTTCACCAGCGCCGTCGTCGGCATCGGCACCGACATAGAGGCGTCCATCCTGATCGCCTCCAATCTGCTGGAGGCCGAGGTGCCCAACATCTGGGCCAAGGCCATCAGCCGTCAGCACGGCCAGATCCTGGAGCGTCTCGGTGTCCACCATGTCGTGCTGCCCGAGCACGAGATGGGGGAGCGCGTCGCGCACCTGGTGACCGGCCGGATGCTGGACTTCATCGAGTTCGACGACGACTACGCCCTGGTGAAGACCGTCGCGCCGGAAGTGGCCACCGGGGTGGCGCTGGGCGAGAGCGGGGTCCGTTCCAAGTACGGCGTGACGGTCGTCGGCATCAAGCGGCCGGGCGAGGGCTTCACATACGCCACCGCCGAGACCGTCATCGCCAAGGGTGACGTCATCATCGTCACCGGCAAGACCCAGGCCGTGGAGTCCTTCGCCGAGCTGAGCTGA